In one Candidatus Thermoplasmatota archaeon genomic region, the following are encoded:
- a CDS encoding PIN domain-containing protein — translation MTVVLDTSLLIASINVDEPRHPEAQLLLRRILAGELGVPVTSDYVLDEGLTLLRRRPGRKEVSQDYASFFLGEADSPPPISLRTATRQEIEKAARLHFQHYERGLSFTDCILVVLAQDLGATVASFDEGFDGIVPRVPAKKGQA, via the coding sequence TTGACCGTCGTCCTCGACACCTCGCTCCTCATCGCCTCCATCAACGTCGACGAGCCCCGGCACCCGGAAGCACAACTGCTCTTGCGCCGCATCCTCGCCGGCGAACTTGGCGTTCCCGTCACAAGCGACTACGTCCTCGACGAGGGCCTCACGCTCCTGCGCAGGCGCCCCGGCCGGAAGGAGGTTTCGCAGGACTACGCGTCCTTCTTCCTCGGCGAGGCAGACTCTCCGCCTCCGATCTCGCTGCGCACGGCCACGCGGCAGGAGATCGAGAAGGCCGCGCGGCTCCACTTCCAGCATTACGAACGAGGCCTCTCCTTCACCGACTGCATCCTCGTCGTCCTCGCGCAGGATCTCGGAGCCACCGTCGCAAGCTTCGACGAAGGGTTCGACGGGATCGTTCCACGGGTGCCGGCGAAGAAGGGGCAGGCGTAG